In Colletotrichum destructivum chromosome 8, complete sequence, the following proteins share a genomic window:
- a CDS encoding Putative serine/threonine-protein kinase, active, with product MQQSQLDPLPTDLPFRLISKTIGRGAYASIKKAVPQDAQTPVFAVKFIHKGYAVKHGRVSAKQLLMEVSLHSHVGQHPNIIEWFASGEDTNWRWIAMEFAEGGDLFDKIEADVGVHENIAHLYFLQLISGVSFIHSKGVAHRDLKPENILLSETGSLKLADFGMSTMFEYKGQRKTSSTLCGSPPYIAPEILACGKAEKKSLPTASKYSPDLVDIWSCGVILFVLLVGNTPWDEPSNGSWEYQEYVRTNGRSTDALWGRIPPNALSLLRGMMNIDSKKRFSFQQIRQHPWYTRPNPHLTSDGKISDPLNLATQMLESLKINFNQQPTASQSNPSSSDPMDIDTVGKVSFTQPETPINDVAWDWERPALKIMNPIAVSSTQPMSWSVSGVANRRMFLQSLADEPSMSQFSQTPGVPLTLTQAARRFRDIVPSESLTRFFSHVPPQLIVQMLNDALHQLNVPLPPTTPNLSAEHIVTIRIKALDERRQSMHGEIHVDKHRLPEEEELLDIRFVKIKGDPLEWRRFFKKIVVLCKDGVYVPET from the exons ATGCAACAGTCGCAGCTGGACCCTTTACCCACTGACCTGCCCTTCCGACTCATCTCCAAAACCATTGGGCGAGGCGCTTATGCATC AATCAAGAAGGCTGTCCCCCAGGACGCGCAAACgcccgtcttcgccgtcaagTTCATCCACAAGGGCTATGCCGTCAAGCATGGCCGGGTGTCGGCAAAACAGCTGTTGATGGAGGTATCGCTTCACTCGCATGTCGGCCAGCACCCGAACATCATCGAGTGGTTTGCTTCGGGAGAGGACACCAACTGGAGATGGATCGCCATGGAGTTCGCCGAGGGAGGcgacctcttcgacaagatcgaggccgacgtcggcgtgCACGAGAACATCGCCCATCTCTACTTCCTGCAGCTTATCAGCGGCGTAAGCTTCATCCACTCAAAGGGCGTGGCGCATCGCGACCTGAAGCCTGAGAACATATTGCTGTCCGAGACAGGCAGTCTCAAACTCGCCGACTTTGGTATGTCGACCATGTTCGAGTACAAGGGTCAGCGGAAGACGAGCTCCACACTCTGCGGGAGCCCACCATACATCGCCCCCGAGATTCTCGCTTGCGGCAAGGCGGAAAAGAAGTCTTTGCCAACCGCGAGCAAGTACTCGCCGGACCTCGTTGACATCTGGTCATGTGGTGTCATTCTCTTCGTCTTGCTGGTGGGCAACACCCCCTGGGACGAACCGTCCAACGGCAGCTGGGAGTATCAAGAGTACGTCCGGACGAACGGCCGCAGCACAGACGCCCTCTGGGGGAGGATACCGCCGAATGCCCTGTCGTTGCTACGCGGCATGATGAACATTGACTCCAAGAAGCGCTTTTCATTCCAACAAATCCGTCAACACCCGTGGTACACCAGACCAAACCCGCACCTGACGTCCGACGGAAAGATCTCTGACCCCCTCAACCTGGCCACGCAGATGCTAGAGAGCCTCAAGATCAACTTCAACCAGCAGCCGACGGCGTCCCAAAGCAATCCGTCTAGCAGTGATCCCATGGATATCGACACCGTCGGTAAGGTCTCCTTTACACAACCCGAGACGCCCATCAACGATGTCGCATGGGACTGGGAGCGCCCTGCCCTTAAGATCATGAACCCcatcgccgtctcctcgacgcAGCCCATGTCCTGGAGCGTCAGTGGCGTCGCCAACAGACGAATGTTCTTACAATCACTCGCCGACGAGCCGTCCATGAGCCAGTTCTCGCAGACCCCCGGCGTCCCCTTGACCCTGACCCAAGCGGCGCGCCGCTTCCGCGATATCGTACCGTCCGAGTCCCTCACGCGCTTCTTCTCACACGTGCCGCCGCAGCTCATTGTGCAGATGCTCAACGACGCGTTGCACCAGCTCAACgtcccgctgccgcccacaACGCCGAATCTGAGTGCAGAGCACATCGTCACGATCAGGATCAAGGCCCTCGATGAGCGGCGGCAGTCGATGCACGGCGAGATTCACGTTGATAAGCACAGGctgccggaggaggaggagctgttGGATATCCGGTTCGTCAAGATCAAGGGCGACCCGCTTGAGTGGCGTCGTTTCTTCAAGAAAATTGTGGTGCTTTGCAAGGATGGCGTGTATGTGCCGGAAACATGA
- a CDS encoding Putative heterokaryon incompatibility, whose amino-acid sequence MSIAYRRLDPSKREIRLLEIQSARSITDPVECRLVTVRLTDELSREYIALSSLYGDASETEKIYVSGQPITITTHLSQALKHVRAVFYPTISQRFQRTPARRPHGAPRWLRQLFGLSSSRASDNEPRALRVWCDFLCVNQRDDLEKSKQNSDMRNVYRNAELVVGWLGDKTEHTDVGMAALAQIEDAIPPHWGDPGDREKHPEHYAPAHKWAESITHLWSPGPAGEIPFMMPHWVGCNDFMSRPYFQRRWILEEVAMARFPTFLIGDTIVPWKQVLRLNRMMEEFKYHPSNVFPQYLAAMIVDLPLETAHKLLDEFARREALEEAKILQETGSSRATSSTRSTDTR is encoded by the exons ATGAGTATCGCATACAGGCGTCTGGATCCGTCGAAGCGCGAGATCCGCCTGCTCGAGATTCAGTCAGCGCGCAGCATCACTGACCCGGTCGAGTGCCGCCTCGTTACGGTCCGGCTCACCGACGAGCTGTCGCGCGAGTACATCGCTCTCTCGTCGCTCTACGGCGACGCCTCGGAAACCGAGAAGATCTACGTTAGTGGGCAgcccatcaccatcacgaCGCACCTGTCGCAGGCGCTCAAGCATGTGCGCGCCGTCTTCTACCCGACCATCTCGCAGCGCTTCCAGCGCACGCCGGCGCGGAGGCCCCATGGCGCGCCGAGGTGGCTGAGGCAGCTCTTCGGGCTCAGCAGCTCGCGTGCCAGCGACAACGAGCCTCGGGCGTTGCGGGTGTGGTGCGACTTCCTGTGCGTCAACCAGCGCGACGACCTGGAGAAGTCCAAGCAGAACTCGGACATGCGCAACGTCTACCGTAACgcggagctcgtcgtcggctggcTGGGCGACAAGACAGAGCATACGGACGTCGGcatggccgccctcgcccagatcgaggacgccatcccGCCCCACTGGGGCGACCCCGGCGACCGGGAGAAGCACCCCGAGCACTACGCGCCAGCGCACAAATGGGCCGAGTCCATCACGCACCTCTGGTCCCCGGGGCCCGCCGGCGAGATCCCCTTCATGATGCCGCACTGGGTCGGCTGCAACGACTTCATGAGCCGTCCCTACTTCCAGCGCCGCTGGatcctcgaggaggtcgccaTGGCCCGGTTTCCCACCTTTCTCATTGGCGACACCATCGTGCCCTGGAAGCAGGTTCTGCGCCTGAACCGCATGATGGAGGAGTTCAAGTACCACCCGTCCAACGTCTTCCCCCAG TACTTGGCGGCAATGATTGTCGACCTGCCTCTGGAAACCGCGCacaagcttctcgacgagtTCGCCCGGAGAGAGGCACTGGAAGAGGCCAAGATTCTCCAGGAGACAGGGAGCAGCagggcgacctcgtccacgcGGTCCACCGACACGAGATAG